In Corallococcus macrosporus, the following are encoded in one genomic region:
- a CDS encoding peptidase MA family metallohydrolase, with protein sequence MNTPLIALLLLAAAPPAQKAKELAAHKEWEELYLAFAAADPASYPEAQRPSVAAPLLKGCEALLADDAVMAYSLGERAVAFQETAGGLRCLARSALKTDQRAAAEEALKKGLAAFPKDGAFALELGRLQLLDKDPAGALATLQQVPPKSKEAAEARKLMQQARSQASEEGSARREAERLEQRMNGEPATGDTRQARATSGGDVRPAGLSYESGVGKDGMRVRQNSRFAIRYFNSDRDFGQRAEYEGKVVSALDEAYDFTQRTLGRARARQLNVVLYTRDEFATHMGATFAARVAGLYSEDAIRMNDAAELTQATKATLVHEYVHAAVDEISPRGGGALPRWFNEGLAEYIEWRYLGLDGPPRNLRDVMRARSKQGALPKLSDMDSRAPITLSQPEIAYGTSAMAVRELVRLGGPDKLLAFIEKAGQADSFQEVLKATYEKDFAGLDAAVHAALSGR encoded by the coding sequence ATGAACACGCCCCTCATCGCCCTGCTGCTCCTTGCCGCCGCTCCTCCCGCGCAGAAGGCGAAGGAGCTGGCGGCCCACAAGGAGTGGGAGGAGCTGTACCTCGCCTTCGCGGCCGCGGACCCCGCCTCGTATCCGGAGGCGCAGCGGCCGTCCGTGGCGGCCCCGCTGCTCAAGGGCTGCGAGGCGCTGCTCGCGGACGACGCGGTGATGGCGTACTCGCTGGGCGAGCGCGCCGTGGCCTTCCAGGAGACGGCGGGCGGGCTGCGCTGCCTGGCGCGCTCCGCGCTGAAGACGGATCAGCGGGCCGCCGCGGAGGAGGCGCTGAAGAAGGGCCTGGCGGCCTTCCCCAAGGACGGCGCGTTCGCGCTGGAGCTGGGACGGCTGCAGCTCCTGGACAAGGACCCGGCGGGGGCGCTGGCCACGCTGCAGCAGGTGCCCCCGAAGTCCAAGGAGGCCGCGGAGGCGCGCAAGCTGATGCAGCAGGCGCGCTCGCAGGCGTCGGAGGAGGGCTCCGCGCGGCGCGAGGCGGAGCGCCTGGAGCAGCGGATGAACGGCGAGCCCGCGACCGGGGACACGCGCCAGGCGCGGGCGACTTCGGGCGGAGACGTCCGGCCCGCGGGCCTGAGCTACGAGTCCGGCGTGGGCAAGGACGGCATGCGCGTGCGCCAGAACAGCCGCTTCGCCATCCGCTACTTCAACAGCGACCGGGACTTCGGCCAGCGCGCGGAGTACGAGGGCAAGGTCGTGTCCGCGCTGGACGAGGCCTATGACTTCACCCAGCGCACGCTGGGGCGGGCCCGCGCGCGGCAGCTGAACGTGGTGCTCTACACCCGCGACGAGTTCGCCACGCACATGGGCGCCACGTTCGCGGCCCGGGTGGCCGGCCTGTACTCCGAGGACGCCATCCGCATGAACGACGCGGCGGAGCTGACGCAGGCGACGAAGGCCACGCTGGTCCACGAGTACGTGCACGCGGCGGTGGATGAAATCTCCCCGCGCGGCGGCGGCGCCCTGCCCCGCTGGTTCAACGAGGGCCTGGCCGAGTACATCGAGTGGCGCTACCTGGGGCTGGACGGCCCGCCGCGCAACCTGCGGGACGTGATGCGCGCCCGCTCGAAGCAGGGGGCCCTGCCGAAGCTGTCGGACATGGACTCGCGGGCGCCCATCACCCTGTCCCAGCCGGAGATCGCCTACGGCACCTCCGCCATGGCGGTGCGGGAGCTGGTGCGGCTGGGCGGCCCGGACAAGCTGCTGGCCTTCATCGAGAAGGCGGGCCAGGCCGACTCCTTCCAGGAGGTCCTGAAGGCCACCTACGAGAAGGACTTCGCGGGCCTGGACGCGGCGGTGCATGCCGCCCTCTCGGGGAGGTAG
- a CDS encoding threonine ammonia-lyase has translation MVTLQDIQAARERLRTALRPTPCPASDYFTEKTDCAVVYFKLENLQRTGAFKERGALNKLLTLTEDEKRRGVIAASAGNHAQGVAYHARRLGIRATIVMPERTPLIKVTRTRDDYGARVVLKGANFDEAYAEALRIQAAESLVFVHPFNDPHVIAGQGTLGLELLEQCPDLELVVVPVGGGGLISGVAVALKQTNPRIQVVGVQASTIASMKASLDAGKRTELTSAGTTIADGIAVKIPGELTFEHVRKYVDAVVTVDEEEIAAAILMLLEQEKSVAEGAGATGLAALVNGRIPQAKGKRVAIIIGGGNIDMNVISRIIERGLVKAGRLVQLEVRLPDRPGMLARLTTQIAELRANVVDLHHDRAFSKAGLGEATVEVMLETTGHAHIQELMTALESQGWQVART, from the coding sequence ATGGTCACCTTGCAGGACATCCAGGCGGCGCGCGAGCGGCTCCGCACCGCGCTGCGCCCCACGCCGTGCCCCGCGTCGGACTACTTCACGGAGAAGACCGACTGCGCGGTGGTGTACTTCAAGCTGGAGAACCTCCAGCGCACCGGCGCCTTCAAGGAGCGCGGCGCCCTCAACAAGCTGCTGACGCTGACGGAAGACGAGAAGCGCCGCGGCGTCATCGCGGCCTCCGCCGGCAACCACGCCCAGGGCGTCGCGTACCACGCGCGGCGGCTGGGCATCCGCGCCACCATCGTGATGCCGGAGCGCACGCCGCTCATCAAGGTCACGCGCACGCGGGACGACTACGGCGCGCGCGTGGTGCTCAAGGGCGCCAACTTCGACGAGGCCTACGCGGAGGCGCTGCGCATCCAGGCCGCGGAGAGCCTGGTCTTCGTGCACCCGTTCAACGACCCGCACGTCATCGCGGGCCAGGGCACCCTCGGCCTGGAGCTGCTGGAGCAGTGCCCGGACCTGGAGCTGGTGGTGGTGCCGGTGGGCGGCGGCGGGCTCATCTCCGGCGTGGCCGTGGCGCTGAAGCAGACGAACCCGCGCATCCAGGTGGTGGGCGTGCAGGCCTCCACCATCGCCAGCATGAAGGCGTCGCTGGATGCGGGGAAGCGCACGGAGCTCACCTCCGCGGGCACCACCATCGCGGACGGCATCGCGGTGAAGATTCCGGGCGAGCTCACCTTCGAGCACGTGCGCAAGTACGTGGACGCGGTGGTGACGGTGGACGAGGAGGAGATCGCCGCCGCCATCCTCATGCTGCTGGAGCAGGAGAAGTCGGTGGCGGAGGGCGCGGGCGCGACGGGGCTGGCGGCGCTCGTCAACGGCCGGATCCCCCAGGCGAAGGGCAAGCGCGTCGCCATCATCATCGGGGGCGGCAACATCGACATGAACGTCATCAGCCGCATCATCGAGCGGGGCCTCGTGAAGGCGGGCCGCCTGGTGCAGCTGGAGGTCCGCCTGCCGGACCGCCCCGGCATGCTCGCGCGGCTCACCACGCAGATCGCCGAGCTGCGCGCCAACGTGGTGGACCTGCACCACGACCGCGCCTTCTCCAAGGCGGGCCTGGGCGAGGCCACGGTGGAGGTGATGCTGGAGACCACCGGCCACGCCCACATCCAGGAGCTGATGACCGCGCTGGAGTCTCAGGGCTGGCAGGTCGCCCGGACGTAG
- a CDS encoding Glu/Leu/Phe/Val family dehydrogenase, giving the protein MNAVDGTNYYFRKAARVMDVGTPIETLLATPLREVKVQVSIEMDSGEIRTFLGYRIQHDNSRGPMKGGLRYHPALDQDECVSLASLMTWKTAVVNVPYGGAKGGVACDPAQMSLKEVERLTRKFVDQIQDVIGPTRDIPAPDVNTNPQVMAWVMDQYSRYHGHSPAVVTGKPLELYGSKGREAATGRGLLYVCREILRDLGMPVKGTRFAIQGFGNVGSHIAQLIWGDGGVVVAASDVLGGMYNPLGLDVPSLFEHVKRTGTVTGFSGGTPCTNEDVLAADCEVLIPAALGHVLTRDNANSVRARLVVEGANGPTQPEADDILEKRGIFVVPDILASAGGVTVSYLEWVQNLQHVSWEEDRVNAELEKTMKEAYDRVAQIARSRKVSMRTAAYILAIGRVGKATVLRGI; this is encoded by the coding sequence ATGAACGCCGTCGACGGCACCAACTACTACTTCCGCAAGGCCGCGCGGGTGATGGACGTGGGCACGCCCATCGAGACGCTCCTGGCCACGCCCCTGCGCGAGGTGAAGGTGCAGGTGTCCATCGAGATGGACTCCGGCGAAATCCGCACGTTCCTGGGCTACCGCATCCAGCACGACAACAGCCGCGGCCCCATGAAGGGCGGCCTGCGCTACCACCCCGCCCTGGACCAGGACGAGTGCGTGTCGCTCGCGTCGCTGATGACGTGGAAGACCGCCGTGGTGAACGTGCCCTACGGCGGCGCCAAGGGCGGCGTGGCGTGCGACCCCGCGCAGATGAGCCTCAAGGAAGTGGAGCGGCTCACGCGCAAGTTCGTGGATCAGATTCAGGACGTCATCGGGCCCACGCGCGACATCCCCGCGCCGGACGTCAACACCAACCCCCAGGTGATGGCCTGGGTGATGGACCAGTACTCGCGCTACCACGGGCACTCCCCCGCGGTGGTGACGGGCAAGCCGCTGGAGCTCTACGGCTCCAAGGGCCGTGAGGCCGCCACCGGGCGCGGGCTGCTCTACGTGTGCCGCGAAATCCTGCGGGATCTGGGCATGCCGGTGAAGGGCACGCGCTTCGCCATCCAGGGCTTCGGCAACGTGGGCAGCCACATCGCGCAGCTCATCTGGGGCGACGGCGGCGTGGTGGTGGCCGCGTCCGACGTGCTGGGCGGCATGTACAACCCGCTGGGCCTGGACGTGCCCTCGCTCTTCGAGCACGTGAAGCGCACCGGCACCGTGACGGGCTTCTCCGGCGGCACGCCCTGCACCAACGAGGACGTGCTCGCGGCGGACTGTGAGGTGCTCATCCCCGCGGCGCTGGGCCACGTGCTCACCCGCGACAACGCCAACAGCGTGCGCGCGCGCCTGGTGGTGGAGGGCGCCAACGGCCCCACCCAGCCGGAGGCGGACGACATCCTGGAGAAGCGCGGCATCTTCGTGGTGCCGGACATCCTGGCCAGCGCGGGCGGCGTGACGGTGAGCTACCTGGAGTGGGTGCAGAACCTCCAGCACGTCTCCTGGGAGGAGGACCGCGTCAACGCGGAGCTGGAGAAGACGATGAAGGAGGCCTACGACCGGGTGGCGCAGATTGCCCGCTCCCGGAAGGTCTCCATGCGGACGGCCGCCTACATCCTGGCCATTGGCCGGGTGGGCAAGGCCACGGTGCTGCGCGGCATCTGA
- a CDS encoding helix-turn-helix domain-containing protein — protein sequence MRSHPPDDSDAGPSLQGLARRIRTLRERRGLTQEDFAARCDISVSFVSLLERGERNPSYDTLLQVAAALELPLWELFRLEDAEDAGAHRLVDWVRLRKLGREDVDRLLAVAEAMFSGGPGAPGLGAREVSAACTSPECGRPVLARGLCVAHYHRARRKKAPSGPPEGAP from the coding sequence ATGCGCTCCCACCCCCCGGACGACAGCGACGCCGGCCCGTCCCTGCAGGGGCTGGCCCGCCGCATCCGCACGCTGCGCGAGCGCCGGGGCCTCACCCAGGAGGACTTCGCCGCCCGGTGTGACATCTCCGTGAGCTTCGTGTCCCTGCTGGAGCGCGGCGAGCGCAACCCCAGCTACGACACGCTCCTGCAGGTCGCGGCCGCGCTGGAGCTGCCGCTGTGGGAGCTGTTCCGGCTGGAGGACGCGGAGGACGCGGGGGCTCATCGGCTGGTGGACTGGGTGCGGCTTCGGAAGCTGGGCCGGGAGGACGTGGACCGCCTCCTGGCCGTGGCGGAGGCGATGTTCAGCGGCGGGCCGGGCGCTCCAGGCCTTGGGGCCAGGGAAGTCAGCGCGGCCTGTACTTCACCGGAGTGCGGCCGGCCCGTGCTGGCCCGGGGGTTGTGCGTCGCGCACTACCACCGGGCCCGCAGGAAGAAGGCGCCCTCCGGACCTCCGGAAGGCGCTCCGTAG
- a CDS encoding DEAD/DEAH box helicase codes for MSDIQEPTPGAPAPDEATTRPAEYIADISFDEMNLSEPLRRALAERGYTRPTPVQAKAFGPAMAGKDLIVRSKTGTGKTAAFGLPLLEKIPADEKRVRALILCPTRELALQVAEELTMLAKHKGVKVAAIYGGASMKQQEDALEEGTPIIVGTPGRVFDHINRGNLKLDGCDHAVLDEADEMLNQGFYEEVTRILDRLPKTRQVLLFSATVPTDIQNLIARYTTNAETLLLSGDVFTVEHIHHIRYDVSDQFPKPRNLIYVLEKEEPSNAIIFCNTRDDTALVTAVLNRNGFDAELLNGDLPQKERERVMGKVKRGEVAFMVATDIAARGIDISGLEYVINYSLPEDPAVYLHRVGRTGRIGNKGTAINLFSGRELATFTVLEKKFGIKFEMREMPAPEEAMRLWTERHVRELREGMGSSIFEGFLPLASQLKQRQDADDLIAFLIKYYFSHLRMEKAQAAGEAEKREPVEQRKPPERRGKDRDRERDRERPRREERGERTERPPRRDEHPDRERRPRRDEPRREDRGERRGGGTSAALEPGPGETKLWVNLGTADGLGPGSIATAMEEAGAPVGKLVRAELRPTFAYVFVAEEDSAGFEALNGKQHGGKTLRVEKSKPRSERDVPGTRPPPSPDAGPGEVKLWVNLGSDDGMDEAKLPATLESLGAPGGKVIKALTRPTYGYVYVPEGDAPGFEALNGKAHNDKPLKLERHRPRGQREERRPRHEALPDVPGQARLWVGLGRQEGLDEAGVTAALEAAGAPAGKVLRTDLRPTYAYVFVAEEDVAGFEATHGKPHGEGKTLKVERAKRK; via the coding sequence ATGAGCGACATCCAAGAGCCCACGCCGGGAGCCCCGGCGCCTGACGAAGCCACGACGCGTCCCGCCGAATACATCGCGGACATCAGCTTCGACGAAATGAACCTCTCCGAGCCCCTCCGCCGCGCGCTGGCGGAGCGCGGCTACACCCGCCCCACCCCTGTCCAGGCCAAGGCCTTCGGTCCCGCGATGGCGGGCAAGGACCTCATCGTCCGCAGCAAGACGGGCACGGGCAAGACGGCCGCGTTCGGCCTGCCCCTGCTGGAGAAGATCCCCGCGGACGAGAAGCGCGTGCGCGCCCTCATCCTCTGCCCCACGCGCGAATTGGCGCTCCAGGTGGCGGAGGAGCTCACGATGCTGGCCAAGCACAAGGGCGTGAAGGTGGCGGCCATCTACGGCGGCGCCTCCATGAAGCAGCAGGAGGACGCGCTGGAAGAGGGCACGCCCATCATCGTGGGCACCCCGGGCCGCGTCTTCGACCACATCAACCGCGGCAACCTCAAGCTGGACGGCTGCGACCACGCCGTGCTGGACGAAGCCGACGAGATGCTGAACCAGGGCTTCTACGAGGAGGTCACCCGCATCCTCGACCGTCTTCCGAAGACGCGCCAGGTGCTGCTCTTCAGCGCCACCGTCCCCACGGACATCCAGAACCTCATCGCGCGCTACACGACGAACGCGGAGACGCTGCTCTTGTCCGGCGACGTCTTCACGGTGGAGCACATCCACCACATCCGCTACGACGTGTCGGATCAGTTCCCCAAGCCGCGCAACCTCATCTACGTGCTGGAGAAGGAGGAGCCCTCCAACGCCATCATCTTCTGCAACACGCGGGATGACACGGCGCTGGTGACCGCGGTGCTCAACCGCAACGGCTTCGACGCGGAGCTGCTCAACGGAGACCTGCCGCAGAAGGAGCGCGAGCGGGTGATGGGCAAGGTGAAGCGCGGCGAGGTGGCCTTCATGGTCGCCACGGACATCGCGGCGCGCGGCATCGACATCTCCGGGCTGGAGTACGTCATCAACTACTCCCTGCCGGAGGACCCCGCCGTCTACCTGCACCGCGTGGGCCGCACGGGCCGCATCGGCAACAAGGGCACGGCCATCAACCTCTTCTCCGGGCGCGAGCTGGCGACGTTCACCGTGCTGGAGAAGAAGTTCGGCATCAAGTTCGAGATGCGCGAGATGCCCGCCCCCGAAGAGGCCATGCGCCTGTGGACCGAGCGCCACGTGCGCGAGCTGCGCGAGGGCATGGGCTCCAGCATCTTCGAGGGCTTCCTGCCGCTGGCCTCGCAGCTCAAGCAGCGCCAGGACGCGGACGACCTCATCGCCTTCCTCATCAAGTACTACTTCAGCCACCTGCGCATGGAGAAGGCGCAGGCCGCGGGCGAGGCGGAGAAGCGCGAGCCGGTGGAGCAGCGCAAGCCGCCGGAGCGCCGGGGCAAGGACCGCGACCGGGAGCGCGACCGCGAGCGTCCCCGCCGCGAGGAGCGCGGCGAGCGCACCGAGCGCCCCCCCCGCCGCGACGAGCACCCGGACCGCGAGCGCCGTCCGCGCCGCGACGAGCCGCGCCGCGAGGACCGGGGCGAGCGCCGGGGTGGCGGGACTTCCGCCGCGCTGGAGCCGGGCCCCGGTGAGACGAAGCTCTGGGTGAACCTGGGCACCGCGGACGGCCTGGGGCCGGGCAGCATCGCCACGGCCATGGAGGAAGCGGGCGCGCCGGTGGGCAAGCTGGTGCGCGCGGAACTGCGCCCCACGTTCGCGTACGTCTTCGTGGCGGAGGAGGACTCCGCGGGCTTCGAGGCGCTCAACGGCAAGCAGCACGGCGGCAAGACGCTGCGCGTGGAGAAGAGCAAGCCGCGCAGCGAGCGCGACGTGCCCGGCACCCGCCCGCCCCCGTCCCCGGACGCGGGCCCCGGCGAGGTGAAGCTCTGGGTGAACCTGGGCTCGGATGACGGCATGGACGAGGCGAAGCTGCCCGCCACGCTGGAGTCGCTGGGCGCCCCGGGCGGCAAGGTCATCAAGGCCCTCACCCGCCCCACCTACGGCTACGTCTACGTGCCGGAAGGTGACGCCCCGGGCTTCGAGGCCCTCAACGGCAAGGCGCACAACGACAAGCCGCTGAAGCTGGAGCGGCACCGTCCGCGCGGCCAGCGTGAGGAGCGCCGCCCCCGCCACGAGGCCCTGCCGGATGTCCCCGGCCAGGCGCGGCTGTGGGTGGGCCTGGGTCGGCAGGAGGGCCTGGACGAGGCGGGCGTCACCGCCGCGCTGGAGGCCGCGGGCGCTCCGGCGGGCAAGGTGCTGCGCACGGACCTGCGCCCCACGTACGCGTACGTCTTCGTCGCGGAGGAGGACGTGGCGGGCTTCGAGGCCACCCACGGCAAGCCCCACGGCGAGGGCAAGACGCTCAAGGTGGAGCGCGCGAAGCGCAAGTAG
- a CDS encoding sigma-70 family RNA polymerase sigma factor yields the protein MANGRKRTNGPAAPRPRAKRPAASARPETAPEGVEEEVEEFPQDPDALEPDLAELNEAEAEIEEVATPARPVRPAALVKAEGAALTNRDPLQAYMAEVTKHPLLTREEEHRLAKEYQSTGDVRAAYRLVASNLRLVVKLAHEYHRNPLSLLDLVQEGNIGLMQAVKKYDPDRGVKLSSYAAWWIRAYILRYIMDNWKMVKLGTTEAQRKLFFKLRQEQEKLVAQGFEASPRLLAERLNVSEQDVVEMDQRLGHDEMSLDAPLGNDGDSGATRADRYLPSSAVPADERLGSEQLKALFRENLNAFAQTLEGKERYIFEHRLTADEPLTLQDIGDKYGVSRERARQIEAALINRMREFMRERIPDFDMVAVPKG from the coding sequence ATGGCGAATGGGAGGAAGAGAACCAATGGTCCGGCCGCCCCCCGGCCCCGCGCGAAGCGGCCCGCGGCCTCCGCCCGTCCGGAGACCGCCCCGGAAGGCGTCGAGGAGGAGGTGGAGGAATTCCCCCAGGACCCGGACGCCCTGGAGCCGGACCTGGCGGAACTGAACGAAGCGGAGGCGGAAATCGAGGAGGTGGCCACCCCGGCCCGCCCCGTACGGCCTGCCGCCCTGGTGAAGGCCGAGGGCGCCGCCCTCACCAACCGGGACCCCCTCCAGGCCTACATGGCCGAGGTGACGAAGCACCCCCTGCTCACCCGGGAGGAGGAGCACCGGCTGGCCAAGGAGTACCAGTCCACGGGGGACGTGCGGGCTGCCTACCGCCTGGTGGCGTCCAACCTGAGACTCGTGGTGAAGCTGGCCCACGAGTACCACCGCAACCCCCTGTCGCTGCTGGACCTGGTGCAGGAGGGAAACATCGGGCTGATGCAGGCGGTGAAGAAGTACGACCCGGACCGGGGCGTGAAGCTCAGCTCCTATGCCGCCTGGTGGATCCGCGCCTACATCCTCCGCTACATCATGGACAACTGGAAGATGGTGAAGCTGGGGACCACCGAGGCCCAGCGGAAGCTCTTCTTCAAGCTGCGCCAGGAGCAGGAGAAGCTCGTCGCCCAGGGCTTCGAGGCCAGCCCGCGCCTGTTGGCGGAGCGGCTCAACGTCTCCGAGCAGGACGTGGTGGAGATGGACCAGCGGCTGGGGCACGACGAGATGTCGCTCGACGCGCCGCTGGGCAACGACGGGGACTCGGGCGCCACGCGGGCGGACCGCTACCTGCCGTCCAGCGCGGTGCCCGCCGACGAGCGGCTGGGCAGTGAACAGTTGAAGGCCCTCTTCCGGGAGAACCTCAACGCCTTCGCCCAGACGCTGGAGGGCAAGGAGCGCTACATCTTCGAGCACCGCCTCACCGCGGACGAACCGCTCACGCTCCAGGACATCGGCGACAAGTACGGCGTCAGCCGCGAGCGCGCCCGGCAGATTGAAGCGGCCCTCATCAACCGGATGCGCGAGTTCATGCGCGAACGCATCCCGGACTTCGACATGGTGGCGGTGCCCAAGGGCTGA
- a CDS encoding beta-ketoacyl synthase N-terminal-like domain-containing protein, whose product MRRVGIFGWGVVAPRSPNIEAFAKNLESSETWLTPFNGFGPDNFLVGTPEFDLAAYKPWIDERFPANRFSQLERKMGQPTQYAIGAFIQSLAQNPGIEKELQALGTKAHVYVGTGLGDLPTIQNISLDLYRAQRRWDRFWASPERNGALRAWRETREPLPGLPPEPSTIEEVERDKAEDDWWHFWAGRSPELREYLEELREIEAIGVPDEGDVESAKLAVIKEKRTRNGRLQKKWNAPEPPWNAVSSNVLWNIHNTPASQVSMLGQITGMTFAPVAACSSFGYGLKLAMNAIRLGEAKAVVLGMTDAAPNPLVVGGFYNARVISADAAVSKPLTALRGTHIAGGAVVWVVGDYEHFTQKGFKALGLEPVAVGVTADADHIITPSKEGPTLAIREALGAAGCQPQDVGSWDLHATATPGDFLEVQNLRDVLPESVLITARKGTFGHGMSAGGGWELTAQYLGAQAGKVFPTPLAAPELNKQIAKVHGRFVFNQEVAAPEGCSGKLSMGVGGINACVISRPWK is encoded by the coding sequence GTGCGCAGAGTCGGAATCTTCGGCTGGGGCGTGGTCGCCCCGCGTTCCCCCAACATCGAGGCCTTCGCGAAGAACCTCGAATCATCCGAGACCTGGCTGACCCCCTTCAACGGCTTCGGTCCGGACAACTTCCTCGTCGGCACGCCCGAGTTCGACCTGGCGGCCTACAAGCCGTGGATCGACGAGCGCTTCCCCGCCAACCGCTTCTCCCAGTTGGAGCGGAAGATGGGGCAGCCCACGCAGTACGCCATCGGCGCCTTCATCCAGTCGCTCGCGCAGAACCCGGGCATTGAAAAAGAGCTCCAGGCGCTGGGCACGAAGGCCCACGTCTACGTGGGCACCGGCCTGGGCGACCTGCCCACCATCCAGAACATCTCCCTGGACCTCTACCGCGCCCAGCGCCGCTGGGACCGCTTCTGGGCCTCCCCGGAGCGCAACGGCGCCCTGCGCGCGTGGCGCGAGACGCGCGAGCCGCTGCCCGGCCTGCCGCCGGAGCCCTCCACCATCGAAGAGGTGGAGCGCGACAAGGCGGAGGACGACTGGTGGCACTTCTGGGCCGGCCGCTCGCCGGAGCTGCGCGAGTACCTGGAGGAGCTGCGCGAGATTGAAGCCATTGGCGTGCCCGACGAGGGCGACGTGGAGTCCGCCAAGCTGGCCGTCATCAAGGAGAAGCGCACGCGCAACGGCCGGCTGCAGAAGAAGTGGAACGCGCCCGAGCCGCCGTGGAACGCCGTGTCCTCCAACGTGCTGTGGAACATCCACAACACGCCCGCGTCCCAGGTGTCCATGCTGGGTCAAATCACCGGCATGACGTTCGCGCCGGTGGCCGCGTGCTCGTCCTTCGGCTACGGCCTGAAGCTGGCCATGAACGCCATCCGCCTGGGCGAGGCGAAGGCCGTCGTGCTGGGCATGACGGACGCGGCGCCCAACCCGCTGGTGGTGGGCGGCTTCTACAACGCGCGCGTCATCTCCGCGGACGCCGCCGTGTCCAAGCCCCTCACCGCCCTGCGCGGCACGCACATCGCGGGTGGCGCGGTGGTGTGGGTGGTGGGCGACTACGAGCACTTCACGCAGAAGGGCTTCAAGGCGCTGGGCCTGGAGCCCGTCGCCGTGGGCGTCACCGCGGACGCGGACCACATCATCACCCCGTCCAAGGAAGGCCCCACCCTGGCCATCCGCGAGGCGCTGGGCGCCGCGGGCTGTCAGCCCCAGGACGTGGGCAGCTGGGACCTGCACGCCACCGCCACCCCGGGCGACTTCCTGGAGGTGCAGAACCTGCGCGACGTGCTGCCGGAGTCCGTGCTGATTACGGCGCGCAAGGGCACCTTCGGCCACGGCATGTCCGCGGGCGGCGGCTGGGAGCTCACGGCGCAGTACCTGGGCGCGCAAGCGGGCAAGGTGTTCCCCACGCCGCTGGCCGCGCCGGAGCTCAACAAGCAGATCGCCAAGGTGCACGGCCGCTTCGTCTTCAACCAGGAAGTGGCGGCGCCCGAGGGGTGCTCGGGCAAGCTGTCCATGGGCGTGGGCGGCATCAACGCCTGCGTCATCTCCCGGCCCTGGAAGTAG
- a CDS encoding DUF2379 family protein — translation MAKGGQTEPGAPGQPPRAPSPQGSDAVRAAWARKDAGDVAGARKDAERILAGTPSPEDRERAEDLLRATATPRALYGYALLGAVILAVLLGLALTRYS, via the coding sequence ATGGCGAAAGGCGGACAGACGGAGCCCGGCGCTCCCGGCCAGCCTCCCAGGGCTCCAAGCCCCCAGGGCTCCGACGCCGTGCGCGCCGCCTGGGCCCGCAAGGACGCCGGTGACGTGGCCGGTGCCCGGAAGGACGCCGAGCGCATCCTCGCGGGCACCCCGTCCCCGGAAGACCGTGAACGGGCGGAAGACCTGCTGCGCGCCACCGCCACGCCCCGCGCCCTGTACGGGTACGCGCTCCTGGGCGCCGTCATCCTGGCGGTGCTCCTGGGGCTCGCCTTGACCCGCTATTCCTGA
- a CDS encoding DUF4159 domain-containing protein → MPVRSLSRRNLLLATSALVPLLSRRAAAFGEKSRFIPAVARHGGRWDGRLSGLRRLAWELQRRTSVEVVPDARPFALSSPDLFEYPFLYFGGDGAFPALSDAEVSNLRRYLTYGGFVFGDANDGSDGDGFDASFRREMARVLPQSPLKEAPGTHVVFKSFFLLDAAPGRLLHKPLPLVASVGKRAAVIYSQNDVAGAWSRSESGDYEFDVSPGGEPQRELAIRLGINLCMYALCLDYKDDAVHLPLILNKRR, encoded by the coding sequence ATGCCCGTGCGGTCCCTGTCCCGTCGAAACCTGCTGCTCGCCACGTCCGCGCTCGTCCCGCTGCTGTCCCGGCGTGCGGCCGCCTTCGGTGAGAAGAGCCGCTTCATCCCCGCCGTGGCCCGGCACGGAGGCCGCTGGGACGGCCGGCTGTCGGGCCTGCGCCGGCTCGCGTGGGAGCTGCAGCGGCGCACGTCCGTGGAGGTGGTGCCGGACGCGCGCCCGTTCGCGCTGAGCAGCCCGGACCTCTTCGAGTACCCGTTCCTCTACTTCGGGGGCGACGGCGCCTTCCCCGCGCTCAGTGACGCGGAGGTGTCCAACCTGCGCCGCTACCTCACGTACGGCGGCTTCGTGTTCGGGGACGCCAACGACGGCAGCGACGGGGACGGCTTCGACGCCAGCTTCCGCCGGGAGATGGCGCGCGTGCTGCCGCAGAGCCCGCTGAAGGAGGCGCCGGGGACGCACGTCGTCTTCAAGTCCTTCTTCCTGCTGGACGCGGCGCCGGGGCGCCTGTTGCACAAGCCGCTGCCGCTGGTGGCGAGCGTGGGCAAGCGCGCGGCGGTCATCTATTCGCAGAACGACGTGGCGGGCGCGTGGAGCCGCAGCGAGTCCGGCGACTACGAGTTCGACGTGTCCCCCGGCGGCGAGCCGCAGCGCGAGCTGGCCATCCGCCTGGGCATCAACCTGTGCATGTACGCGCTCTGCCTGGACTACAAGGACGACGCGGTGCACCTGCCCCTCATCCTCAACAAGCGGCGCTGA